Proteins encoded in a region of the Paramagnetospirillum magneticum AMB-1 genome:
- a CDS encoding DUF3486 family protein, whose product MPLPSKADRLPPPLREALANLWFEQKYSLDQILAHLNALARGERSMLPPELAAAPAIPPEAVPGRSGLHAHLKGVSKAAEKVRRSRMAAEVLAREFGDASDDKVAQANFTMLHTAVNDIFMAAAEAEGDEDGPPVTIDPKSAMMLAITLEKTEGAKKKHADLRAQIRKEAAAAAVAAADKALGEVPDRAAVLKRIREEVYGIVGE is encoded by the coding sequence ATGCCGCTGCCCAGCAAGGCCGACCGGCTCCCACCCCCCCTCCGCGAGGCGCTGGCGAACCTGTGGTTTGAGCAGAAGTACAGCCTCGACCAGATCCTGGCGCACCTCAACGCCCTGGCCCGTGGCGAGCGGTCCATGCTGCCTCCCGAACTGGCCGCCGCCCCGGCGATCCCGCCCGAGGCGGTCCCCGGCCGATCCGGCCTTCATGCCCATCTCAAGGGCGTTTCAAAAGCGGCTGAGAAGGTCCGCCGCAGCCGGATGGCGGCCGAGGTGCTGGCCAGGGAGTTCGGCGACGCCAGCGACGACAAGGTGGCACAGGCCAACTTCACCATGCTCCATACGGCGGTCAATGACATCTTCATGGCTGCTGCCGAGGCCGAGGGCGACGAGGACGGGCCGCCGGTCACCATCGACCCGAAGTCGGCGATGATGTTGGCCATCACGCTGGAGAAGACAGAGGGAGCCAAGAAGAAGCACGCGGATCTGCGCGCCCAGATCCGCAAGGAAGCCGCCGCCGCCGCTGTGGCCGCAGCCGACAAGGCCCTGGGCGAGGTTCCCGAC